One Setaria viridis chromosome 7, Setaria_viridis_v4.0, whole genome shotgun sequence genomic region harbors:
- the LOC117863119 gene encoding G-type lectin S-receptor-like serine/threonine-protein kinase At4g27290 isoform X2, with the protein MEATCSHLLDLLLISFFLLSPRAFAADTNTFSKGRNITDNETLVSANGAFTMGFFSPGVSTKRYLGIWFSVSRDAVCWVANSDRPVNDNSGVLMVSNTGSLLLLDGSGRIAWSSNSSSTSPVEAQLLDNGNLVVRNPGSANNLWRSFEHPSNVLLSGMKVGKDFSSGDEWYLTSWRSADDPSPGAYTRKLDTAGRPDNIVWQGDVKTFRTGPWNGVRFVGIPEVLTYQEDLFEYQMVISPREVTYGYNVKPGAAFTYVVLTDNGEVRRLVWDAGSRAWQINYQGPRDVCDAYGRCGAFNLCNVSAAATSFCGCVRGFGLASSSRISGRCRRNVALDCAKGATTDGFVLVAGVKLPDTHNASVDTGITVDACRARCLANCSCLAYAAADTSGGGDGSGCIMWTDDLLDMRYVDRGQDLYLRLARSELPPSLALPPPPPPPSRARPFPTGPVIGASVGSLVGIFLIAFLVLVLIRRRRRRRPSNSAPNNSIIPRTPAPTVPSIELSGLRNATGDFSDSNIIGRGGFGIVYEGHLPDGRKVAVKKLIPSSPTEEGSNAFMREVEVMSKLRHGNLLQLLSYCQEGNERVLVYEYMKHKSLNLYIFGDARLRALLNWERRLEIVRGIAKGVAYLHGLSEEVIHRDLKPSNILLDDNWWPKIADFGTAKLFVVDQTDPTLIQSAYASNLNHSGVHGSRVL; encoded by the exons ATGGAAGCAACCTGCAGCCACCTtctcgaccttctcctcatctCGTTCTTCCTGCTTTCTCCCAGAGCCTTCGCCGCCGACACCAACACGTTCAGCAAGGGCCGCAACATCACTGACAACGAGACTCTCGTCTCGGCCAATGGCGCGTTCACCATGGGCTTCTTCTCCCCCGGGGTGTCAACCAAGAGGTACCTCGGCATCTGGTTCTCCGTGTCCAGAGACGCCGTCTGCTGGGTGGCCAACAGCGACCGCCCCGTCAACGACAACTCCGGCGTGCTCATGGTCAGCAACACTGGGAGCCTCCTCCTACTAGACGGCTCCGGCCGGATCGCGTGGTCGTCGAACTCGAGCAGCACCTCTCCTGTGGAGGCGCAGCTGCTCGACAACGGCAACCTCGTCGTCCGCAACCCCGGCAGTGCCAACAACCTGTGGCGTTCTTTCGAGCACCCGTCGAACGTGTTGCTTTCCGGCATGAAGGTGGGCAAGGACTTCTCGAGCGGAGACGAGTGGTATCTCACGTCATGGCGTTCCGCCGACGACCCGTCGCCGGGGGCCTACACCCGCAAGCTCGACACCGCCGGGCGACCCGACAACATCGTGTGGCAAGGCGACGTGAAGACGTTCCGCACGGGCCCCTGGAACGGCGTGCGGTTCGTCGGCATCCCGGAGGTGTTGACTTACCAGGAGGACCTGTTCGAGTACCAGATGGTGATCAGCCCGCGGGAGGTAACCTACGGGTACAACGTGAAGCCCGGCGCCGCCTTCACCTACGTCGTGCTGACGGACAACGGCGAGGTGAGGCGCCTGGTGTGGGACGCCGGCAGCCGGGCATGGCAGATCAACTACCAGGGGCCCAGGGACGTGTGCGACGCCTACGGCAGGTGCGGGGCGTTCAACCTGTGCAACgtcagcgcggcggcgacgtcgttCTGCGGCTGCGTCAGGGGGTTCGGCCTGGCGTCCTCCTCGAGGATCTCCGGGAGATGCCGGCGGAACGTGGCGCTGGACTGCGCCAAAGGGGCCACGACGGACGGGTTCGTGCTGGTGGCCGGAGTGAAGCTTCCGGACACGCACAACGCGTCGGTGGACACGGGCATCACCGTGGACGCGTGCAGGGCGAGGTGCCTCGCCAACTGCTCGTGCCTGGCCTACGCCGCCGCGGAtaccagcggcggcggggatgggagTGGCTGCATCATGTGGACAGATGATCTGCTCGATATGCGGTACGTCGACAGAGGGCAGGATCTCTACCTGAGGTTAGCCAGGTCTGAGCTCCCGCCATCGTTggccctgcctccgccgccgccgccgccgtcaaggGCCCGGCCATTTCCTACTGGCCCGGTCATTGGTGCATCCGTAGGTTCCCTCGTCGGGATCTTCCTTATTGCTTTCTTGGTTCTGGTTCTGATtaggaggcgccggcgccggagacctTCAAACTCAG CTCCTAATAATAGTATTATTCCGCGTACTCCTGCTCCGACCGTCCCTTCTATTGAACTGTCTGGTTTGAGAAACGCTACTGGAGATTTCTCTGACAGCAATATCATTGGTCGTGGTGGATTTGGAATCGTATATGAG GGGCATTTACCGGATGGTAGAAAAGTTGCTGTAAAGAAGCTTATACCTTCTTCTCCTACTGAGGAAGGCAGTAATGCTTTCATGAGAGAAGTGGAAGTGATGTCAAAGCTCAGGCATGGCAACCTTCTTCAGCTCCTTTCTTATTGCCAGGAGGGAAACGAGCGAGTACTAGTCTATGAGTACATGAAGCATAAGAGTCTGAACCTCTACATATTCG GAGATGCTAGACTCCGCGCTTTGCTGAACTGGGAGCGAAGGCTGGAAATAGTTCGAGGGATTGCCAAAGGCGTTGCTTATCTTCATGGACTAAGTGAGGAAGTCATCCACAGGGACCTAAAACCGTCCAATATACTTCTTGATGACAATTGGTGGCCTAAGATTGCAGACTTTGGCACCGCCAAACTTTTCGTTGTTGATCAGACAGATCCAACATTAATACAGTCAGCGTATGCTTCAAACCTCAACCACTCG GGGGTACACGGCTCCAGAGTACTCTAA
- the LOC117863119 gene encoding G-type lectin S-receptor-like serine/threonine-protein kinase At4g27290 isoform X1, whose translation MEATCSHLLDLLLISFFLLSPRAFAADTNTFSKGRNITDNETLVSANGAFTMGFFSPGVSTKRYLGIWFSVSRDAVCWVANSDRPVNDNSGVLMVSNTGSLLLLDGSGRIAWSSNSSSTSPVEAQLLDNGNLVVRNPGSANNLWRSFEHPSNVLLSGMKVGKDFSSGDEWYLTSWRSADDPSPGAYTRKLDTAGRPDNIVWQGDVKTFRTGPWNGVRFVGIPEVLTYQEDLFEYQMVISPREVTYGYNVKPGAAFTYVVLTDNGEVRRLVWDAGSRAWQINYQGPRDVCDAYGRCGAFNLCNVSAAATSFCGCVRGFGLASSSRISGRCRRNVALDCAKGATTDGFVLVAGVKLPDTHNASVDTGITVDACRARCLANCSCLAYAAADTSGGGDGSGCIMWTDDLLDMRYVDRGQDLYLRLARSELPPSLALPPPPPPPSRARPFPTGPVIGASVGSLVGIFLIAFLVLVLIRRRRRRRPSNSAPNNSIIPRTPAPTVPSIELSGLRNATGDFSDSNIIGRGGFGIVYEGHLPDGRKVAVKKLIPSSPTEEGSNAFMREVEVMSKLRHGNLLQLLSYCQEGNERVLVYEYMKHKSLNLYIFGDARLRALLNWERRLEIVRGIAKGVAYLHGLSEEVIHRDLKPSNILLDDNWWPKIADFGTAKLFVVDQTDPTLIQSAGYTAPEYSNERHLTLKCDVYSFGIILLEIVSGKRNRTTPTLLSNAWESWNQGRISDLFDPDVAQPEPELLFELERCVQIGLLCVQQSPDDRPAMSAVVAMLNSNSLQIRAPKRPELDSRAEPPLHEADRSTQEASGTSRSSYSSVYLT comes from the exons ATGGAAGCAACCTGCAGCCACCTtctcgaccttctcctcatctCGTTCTTCCTGCTTTCTCCCAGAGCCTTCGCCGCCGACACCAACACGTTCAGCAAGGGCCGCAACATCACTGACAACGAGACTCTCGTCTCGGCCAATGGCGCGTTCACCATGGGCTTCTTCTCCCCCGGGGTGTCAACCAAGAGGTACCTCGGCATCTGGTTCTCCGTGTCCAGAGACGCCGTCTGCTGGGTGGCCAACAGCGACCGCCCCGTCAACGACAACTCCGGCGTGCTCATGGTCAGCAACACTGGGAGCCTCCTCCTACTAGACGGCTCCGGCCGGATCGCGTGGTCGTCGAACTCGAGCAGCACCTCTCCTGTGGAGGCGCAGCTGCTCGACAACGGCAACCTCGTCGTCCGCAACCCCGGCAGTGCCAACAACCTGTGGCGTTCTTTCGAGCACCCGTCGAACGTGTTGCTTTCCGGCATGAAGGTGGGCAAGGACTTCTCGAGCGGAGACGAGTGGTATCTCACGTCATGGCGTTCCGCCGACGACCCGTCGCCGGGGGCCTACACCCGCAAGCTCGACACCGCCGGGCGACCCGACAACATCGTGTGGCAAGGCGACGTGAAGACGTTCCGCACGGGCCCCTGGAACGGCGTGCGGTTCGTCGGCATCCCGGAGGTGTTGACTTACCAGGAGGACCTGTTCGAGTACCAGATGGTGATCAGCCCGCGGGAGGTAACCTACGGGTACAACGTGAAGCCCGGCGCCGCCTTCACCTACGTCGTGCTGACGGACAACGGCGAGGTGAGGCGCCTGGTGTGGGACGCCGGCAGCCGGGCATGGCAGATCAACTACCAGGGGCCCAGGGACGTGTGCGACGCCTACGGCAGGTGCGGGGCGTTCAACCTGTGCAACgtcagcgcggcggcgacgtcgttCTGCGGCTGCGTCAGGGGGTTCGGCCTGGCGTCCTCCTCGAGGATCTCCGGGAGATGCCGGCGGAACGTGGCGCTGGACTGCGCCAAAGGGGCCACGACGGACGGGTTCGTGCTGGTGGCCGGAGTGAAGCTTCCGGACACGCACAACGCGTCGGTGGACACGGGCATCACCGTGGACGCGTGCAGGGCGAGGTGCCTCGCCAACTGCTCGTGCCTGGCCTACGCCGCCGCGGAtaccagcggcggcggggatgggagTGGCTGCATCATGTGGACAGATGATCTGCTCGATATGCGGTACGTCGACAGAGGGCAGGATCTCTACCTGAGGTTAGCCAGGTCTGAGCTCCCGCCATCGTTggccctgcctccgccgccgccgccgccgtcaaggGCCCGGCCATTTCCTACTGGCCCGGTCATTGGTGCATCCGTAGGTTCCCTCGTCGGGATCTTCCTTATTGCTTTCTTGGTTCTGGTTCTGATtaggaggcgccggcgccggagacctTCAAACTCAG CTCCTAATAATAGTATTATTCCGCGTACTCCTGCTCCGACCGTCCCTTCTATTGAACTGTCTGGTTTGAGAAACGCTACTGGAGATTTCTCTGACAGCAATATCATTGGTCGTGGTGGATTTGGAATCGTATATGAG GGGCATTTACCGGATGGTAGAAAAGTTGCTGTAAAGAAGCTTATACCTTCTTCTCCTACTGAGGAAGGCAGTAATGCTTTCATGAGAGAAGTGGAAGTGATGTCAAAGCTCAGGCATGGCAACCTTCTTCAGCTCCTTTCTTATTGCCAGGAGGGAAACGAGCGAGTACTAGTCTATGAGTACATGAAGCATAAGAGTCTGAACCTCTACATATTCG GAGATGCTAGACTCCGCGCTTTGCTGAACTGGGAGCGAAGGCTGGAAATAGTTCGAGGGATTGCCAAAGGCGTTGCTTATCTTCATGGACTAAGTGAGGAAGTCATCCACAGGGACCTAAAACCGTCCAATATACTTCTTGATGACAATTGGTGGCCTAAGATTGCAGACTTTGGCACCGCCAAACTTTTCGTTGTTGATCAGACAGATCCAACATTAATACAGTCAGC GGGGTACACGGCTCCAGAGTACTCTAATGAACGGCACTTGACACTGAAGTGTGATGTGTATAGCTTCGGGATCATCTTGTTGGAGATAGTCAGTGGGAAAAGGAACAGAACTACCCCAACGCTCCTTTCTAAT GCATGGGAATCTTGGAATCAAGGCAGGATCAGTGACCTTTTTGATCCAGACGTGGCCCAACCGGAGCCTGAGCTCCTATTTGAGCTGGAG
- the LOC117862995 gene encoding G-type lectin S-receptor-like serine/threonine-protein kinase At4g27290 has translation MEATCSYLLLLSFFLLLPPRAFAAGAVADTFSKGRNITDNETLVSADGAFTMGFFSPGVSTKRYLGIWFSVSIDAVCWVANRGRPVNDNSGVLMVSDAGSLLLLDGSGQIVWSSNSTSNSPVEAQLINSGDLVLRNRGSTTMLWHSFDYPSNVLLSGMKVGNDFWSGAEWHLTSWRSADDPSPGAYRRVLDTTGGLPDNVVWQGNAKTFRTGPWNGLWFSGIPEVLSYSSLIEYRMEINSRQVTYGYIVKPGSAPTYVVLTDTGMVKRLVWDAKTQAWQTYYQGPRDVCDVYGKCGAFGLCNSSAAATSFCSCLKGFSPASPSAWNMKDTSGGCRRNVKLDCGGGRTTDGFLLLHAVKLPDTHNATVDKSITVDECRARCLANCSCLAYAAADIRGGGGGGSGCVMWTDDIVDLRYVDQGQDMYLRLAKIELPLPPPSSPSSSSRQFPTAVVAGASAAAVVAILIALLILVVVRKRRRRRRYTISAAPVPAPVVPYTEHQPSPTPSAPSADHQLSPAWSVPSVEPPSPASARTVPCVKLSSLKEATGNFSKSNIIGIGGFGIVYEGHLLDGRKVAVKRLHSSLIDEGGETFMREVEVMSTLKHDKLAQLLSYCHEGNERILVYEYMKNKSLNIYIFGEDPRLRALLNWERRLQIIRGVAMGVSYLHGLCKEVIHRDLKPSNILLDDNWRPKIADFGTTKQFVVDQTDPTLVQTAGYTAPEYILERYLTLKCDVYSFGVILLEIVSGQRNRTTPMLLSNAWESWNQGTINELLDSDVAHPKPELLFELERCVQIGLLCVQQSPDDRPTMAAVVTMLNSNISPIPPPKRPVPDGRTESPLRGADRSSTQEGASGTSRDSYTIYLT, from the exons ATGGAAGCAACCTGCagctacctcctcctcctctcgttCTTCCTACTACTTCCTCCCAGAGCCTTCGCGGCCGGAGCCGTTGCCGACACGTTCAGCAAGGGCCGCAACATCACTGACAACGAGACGCTTGTCTCCGCCGATGGCGCATTCACCATGGGTTTCTTCTCCCCCGGGGTGTCAACCAAGAGGTACCTCGGCATCTGGTTCTCCGTGTCCATAGACGCCGTCTGCTGGGTGGCCAACCGTGGCCGCCCCGTCAACGACAACTCCGGCGTGCTCATGGTCAGCGACGCTGGGAGCCTCCTCCTGCTAGACGGCTCCGGCCAGATCGTGTGGTCGTCGAACTCCACCAGCAACTCGCCGGTGGAGGCCCAGCTCATTAACTCCGGCGACCTCGTCCTCCGCAACCGGGGCAGCACTACCATGTTGTGGCATTCTTTCGACTACCCGTCGAACGTGTTGCTATCCGGTATGAAGGTGGGCAACGACTTCTGGAGCGGAGCCGAGTGGCACCTCACGTCGTGGCGTTCCGCGGACGACCCGTCGCCGGGGGCCTACCGCCGGGTGCTGGACACCACTGGCGGCCTCCCCGACAATGTCGTGTGGCAAGGCAACGCCAAGACGTTCCGCACGGGCCCGTGGAACGGCCTGTGGTTCAGCGGCATCCCGGAGGTATTGTCGTACTCGAGCTTGATCGAGTATCGGATGGAGATCAACTCGCGGCAGGTAACCTACGGCTACATTGTGAAACCCGGCTCGGCCCCAACCTATGTCGTGTTGACGGACACCGGCATGGTCAAGCGCCTGGTGTGGGACGCAAAAACCCAGGCATGGCAGACCTACTACCAGGGGCCCAGGGATGTCTGCGACGTCTACGGCAAGTGCGGGGCGTTTGGTCTGTGCAACTCCagtgcggcggcgacgtcgttCTGCAGCTGCCTCAAGGGGTTCAGCCCGGCGTCGCCATCAGCGTGGAACATGAAGGATACCTCCGGCGGATGCCGGCGAAACGTGAAGCTGGACtgtggcggcgggcggacgaCGGATGGTTTCCTCTTGCTGCACGCGGTGAAGCTCCCCGACACGCACAACGCGACGGTGGACAAGAGCATCACCGTCGACGAATGCAGGGCCAGGTGCCTCGCCAACTGTTCGTGCTTGGCCTACGCCGCGGCTGAcatccggggcggcggcggcggcggcagcggttgCGTCATGTGGACGGATGATATTGTGGATCTTCGGTACGTCGACCAAGGCCAGGATATGTATTTGAGGTTGGCCAAGATTGagctcccgctgccgccgccgtcctcgccctcgtcgtcgtctcggCAGTTTCCCACTGCGGTGGTTGCTGGTGCATCTGCGGCTGCCGTTGTCGCGATTCTTATTGCTTTGTTGATCCTGGTTGTGGTTAGGAAGCGCCGGAGGAGACGGCGATATACAATCTCAG CTGCTCCTGTTCCTGCTCCGGTTGTCCCTTATACTGAACATCAGCCAAGTCCTACTCCGAGTGCCCCTTCTGCTGATCATCAGCTAAGTCCTGCATGGAGTGTCCCTTCCGTTGAACCGCCTAGTCCTGCTTCTGCTAGGACTGTCCCTTGTGTTAAATTGTCAAGTTTGAAGGAGGCAACAGGAAATTTCTCCAAAAGCAATATCATTGGTATTGGAGGATTCGGCATTGTCTATGAG GGGCATTTACTTGATGGTCGGAAGGTTGCTGTAAAGAGGCTACATTCTTCTCTAATCGATGAAGGTGGTGAAACATTCATGAGGGAAGTGGAAGTGATGTCGACGCTCAAGCATGACAAACTTGCTCAGCTCCTTTCATATTGCCACGAGGGCAATGAGCGGATACTAGTCTATGAATACATGAAGAACAAGAGTTTGAACATCTACATATTTG GAGAAGATCCTAGACTTCGTGCTTTACTGAATTGGGAGCGAAGGCTACAAATAATTCGAGGGGTTGCAATGGGTGTTTCTTACCTTCATGGACTATGCAAGGAAGTAATTCACCGGGATCTAAAACCATCAAATATTCTCCTGGATGACAATTGGAGGCCTAAGATAGCAGACTTTGGTACCACAAAACAATTTGTTGTCGACCAGACAGATCCAACACTAGTACAAACAGC AGGGTACACAGCTCCGGAGTATATATTGGAACGGTACTTAACACTGAAGTGTGACGTGTATAGCTTTGGAGTTATCCTACTCGAGATAGTCAGCGGCCAAAGGAACAGAACCACGCCAATGCTCCTTTCTAAT GCCTGGGAATCCTGGAATCAGGGGACGATCAACGAACTGCTGGACTCAGACGTGGCACACCCAAAGCCTGAGCTCCTATTCGAACTGGAGAGATGCGTGCAAATAGGCCTCCTCTGCGTGCAGCAATCGCCCGATGACAGGCCTACCATGGCTGCAGTGGTCACGATGCTAAACAGCAACATCTCGCCGATCCCTCCGCCTAAAAGACCAGTGCCCGACGGCAGGACGGAGTCGCCTCTCCGTGGAGCAGATCGGTCGTCGACGCAGGAGGGGGCATCCGGCACTTCGCGTGACAGCTACACGATCTATCTCACGTAA